A genomic stretch from Solibacillus isronensis includes:
- a CDS encoding ABC transporter permease — MRLWMLVVATIVLSFISLFIGAIDIKPSDLLDWDSDKMQIFLMSRVPRLMAIILAGAGMGISGLIMQSLSRNKFVSPTTSGTLDAAKLGIVVSMIFFTSVGYMEKIIFSFTFALIGMMIFMRLLESIKFKDVIFVPLIGIMYGNIIGAISTFLAYEADVLQSVDTFFLGSFTLVVSGRYELLYIAVPAIILAYLYANKFTVAGMGEDFAKNLGLSYRTVLNLGLVLVAIISTTVVLTVGIIPFLGLIVPNLVSLYMGDNLRKTIPHTIFLGAAFLLMCDILSRLIVYPFEIPVNTTVAVIGSAIFLVMLFRGKAYAKK; from the coding sequence ATGAGACTTTGGATGCTCGTAGTTGCAACCATCGTTCTGTCCTTTATATCATTATTTATTGGTGCAATTGACATTAAGCCATCTGATTTACTGGATTGGGATTCAGATAAAATGCAGATTTTCTTAATGAGTCGAGTACCTCGATTAATGGCAATTATACTTGCCGGGGCAGGGATGGGTATTTCAGGATTAATTATGCAAAGCTTAAGCCGTAACAAATTCGTATCGCCGACAACTTCTGGTACGCTCGATGCAGCAAAGCTAGGTATTGTTGTATCAATGATATTTTTCACAAGTGTAGGATATATGGAGAAGATTATCTTCAGCTTTACATTTGCACTGATCGGTATGATGATTTTCATGCGTCTTCTTGAAAGCATTAAATTCAAGGACGTTATTTTTGTACCTCTAATCGGGATTATGTACGGAAATATTATTGGTGCCATTTCAACATTTCTTGCGTACGAGGCAGATGTGCTGCAAAGTGTGGATACATTCTTCCTAGGAAGTTTTACGCTTGTTGTATCAGGTCGCTATGAATTGCTTTATATAGCAGTACCCGCAATTATCCTCGCGTATTTATATGCCAATAAGTTTACAGTAGCTGGTATGGGTGAAGATTTCGCTAAAAATCTTGGCTTAAGCTATCGTACTGTTTTAAATCTCGGTTTAGTACTGGTAGCGATTATATCCACTACAGTTGTCTTGACGGTAGGGATTATTCCTTTCCTTGGATTAATCGTACCGAACTTGGTTTCATTATATATGGGGGACAATTTACGAAAAACAATTCCACATACTATTTTCTTAGGTGCAGCATTCCTATTAATGTGTGATATTTTAAGTCGTTTAATAGTATACCCGTTTGAAATTCCAGTAAACACAACTGTTGCGGTAATCGGCAGTGCGATCTTCTTAGTAATGTTATTTAGGGGGAAAGCATATGCGAAAAAATAG
- the menC gene encoding o-succinylbenzoate synthase has translation MKLVEVTIHELVMRMKTPFTTSLGTMQDKRFLVVEAKDESGVVGWGEGVAFEEPSYTEETFKTSLHLLEDFLIPALLGKELKHPDDVYERFRTIRRNNMAKASIEGAVWDIYAQLTNQSLATAVGGIQEKIEVGISIGLQPTDEQLIDTIQQFLDEGYKRIKVKIKPGKDIELIRTIRQAFPAIPLMADANSAYTLDDIDRLKELDAFNLMMIEQPLAHDDLIDHAVLQKQIKTPICLDESITSLEDTRKAIQLGSCQVVNIKIARVGGISEAKRIHDFCMQHHIPVWCGGMLEAGIGRAQNVALTSLANFTMPGDTAASERYWHEDIIQPEVSVTDGYITVPKTKGLGYNVNREAINKYSVNKKTYRM, from the coding sequence ATGAAATTAGTAGAAGTGACAATACATGAACTAGTGATGCGAATGAAAACTCCATTTACGACTAGCTTAGGTACTATGCAAGACAAGCGTTTTTTAGTTGTGGAGGCGAAGGATGAAAGTGGTGTAGTCGGCTGGGGTGAGGGGGTTGCATTTGAAGAGCCTTCCTATACAGAAGAAACATTTAAAACTTCACTTCATTTATTGGAGGATTTTTTAATTCCTGCATTACTCGGTAAAGAATTAAAGCATCCAGATGATGTGTATGAGCGATTCCGTACGATTCGACGCAATAACATGGCGAAAGCGTCGATCGAAGGAGCGGTGTGGGATATTTATGCTCAATTGACGAACCAATCGCTGGCAACAGCTGTTGGCGGAATCCAGGAAAAAATTGAAGTAGGAATCAGCATCGGTTTACAGCCTACAGATGAACAGCTGATCGATACAATTCAGCAGTTTTTGGATGAAGGTTATAAGCGAATTAAAGTAAAAATTAAACCGGGAAAAGATATTGAGCTGATCCGAACAATACGTCAAGCATTCCCGGCAATTCCTTTAATGGCAGATGCAAACTCTGCGTATACATTGGATGACATCGATCGACTAAAAGAGCTGGATGCATTTAATTTAATGATGATCGAACAGCCATTAGCCCATGATGACCTCATCGATCATGCCGTTTTGCAAAAACAAATAAAGACACCGATTTGTTTAGATGAGAGTATTACTTCTTTAGAGGATACGAGAAAAGCGATTCAGTTAGGCAGCTGTCAGGTGGTAAATATTAAAATTGCGAGAGTTGGCGGAATTAGCGAGGCGAAGCGTATTCATGACTTCTGCATGCAACACCATATTCCTGTATGGTGCGGGGGAATGCTGGAAGCGGGTATCGGCCGTGCGCAAAATGTAGCACTGACAAGTCTTGCAAACTTTACAATGCCTGGAGATACCGCGGCTTCTGAACGCTATTGGCATGAAGACATTATTCAACCGGAAGTAAGCGTTACAGATGGCTACATTACCGTTCCGAAAACAAAAGGGCTTGGCTATAATGTAAATCGCGAAGCAATAAATAAATACAGTGTAAATAAAAAAACATATCGCATGTAA
- a CDS encoding GNAT family N-acetyltransferase: MLESVRIKELTTIEQIEEARNLEHEIWAVGSIPVHQTIATIRNGGIVLGAYLNDEIIGFNYSCPGYMDENIYLYSHMIGVKRNYREQGVGELLKNYLKDIAIERGYRTCRWTFDPLEARSGFLNFSKLRSYSDTYIENCYGEMEDPFNRALPTDRLCVEWQLVDNDYLRWDAKVEELLDEAKPVVNWEENMVGLPTLDPEQKFDKEEALIHDAYLLPIPTNFQKIKVESVALAEDWRYKTRNILQAMFDQNYKIIYLNKINDNISHYLLVKRSLFAL, translated from the coding sequence ATGTTAGAATCAGTGAGGATTAAAGAATTAACGACAATTGAACAAATTGAAGAGGCACGTAATCTAGAACATGAAATTTGGGCTGTCGGCAGCATTCCAGTACACCAAACAATTGCGACGATTCGCAATGGCGGGATTGTACTCGGTGCATATTTAAATGATGAAATAATTGGTTTTAACTATAGTTGCCCTGGATATATGGATGAGAATATATACTTATATTCCCATATGATTGGTGTGAAGCGTAATTATCGTGAGCAAGGCGTTGGAGAACTGCTTAAAAATTACTTGAAGGATATCGCAATAGAGCGCGGTTACAGAACTTGCCGCTGGACATTTGATCCACTTGAAGCGCGCAGCGGATTTTTGAACTTTTCAAAGTTGCGTAGTTATAGCGATACTTATATAGAAAATTGTTACGGTGAAATGGAAGACCCGTTCAATCGGGCATTGCCTACAGACCGTCTTTGTGTAGAATGGCAACTTGTTGATAATGATTACTTGCGCTGGGATGCAAAAGTGGAAGAACTACTGGATGAAGCAAAGCCGGTAGTGAATTGGGAAGAAAATATGGTAGGCCTTCCGACATTGGATCCGGAGCAAAAGTTTGATAAAGAAGAGGCGCTTATTCATGATGCCTATCTGTTACCGATCCCTACGAACTTCCAGAAAATCAAAGTGGAAAGTGTTGCTTTAGCAGAAGATTGGCGCTATAAAACAAGGAATATTTTACAGGCAATGTTTGATCAAAATTATAAAATAATTTATTTAAACAAAATAAATGATAATATTAGCCATTACTTACTTGTAAAGCGTTCATTATTTGCTCTTTAA
- a CDS encoding peptide MFS transporter: protein MYSKEEIVKSVPQTGFVGQPKGLFTLFFTEFWERFSYYGMRAILLFYMYYAVKDGGLGLDRTQANIIMSIYGSLIYMSGIIGGWIADRITGMRKAIFYGGILIMIGHILLALPLGVTALYLSMFFIIIGTGLLKPNVSSVVGDLYAENDARRDSGFSIFYMGINMGGFLAPLLVGLFQKNWGFHAGFSVAAVGMFIGLVVYLMSQKSLGLAGSVAPNPLSGKEKKTTTRNFTIGGLIVVILGFVAYQTGNASIENFSLLITFLGVMIPTVFIIYMYRSPKTNADEKSRLLAYIPLFICAVMFWAIAEQSSTVIATFIDTRTNLNLWGFEIPAAWFQSFNPLFIIVLAPMFAFMWTKLADRGPSTPKKFALSLFFAGISFFVMIAAIVLTPEDTLVNPLWVVFSIFLLVLGELLLSPVGLSATTKLAPAAFAGQTMALWFLASAAAQAINAQLVRVYGIVSETTYFGVLGGLSVVLGVIILLISPIISKAMRGIK, encoded by the coding sequence ATGTATTCAAAAGAAGAAATCGTGAAGTCCGTTCCTCAAACTGGTTTTGTCGGTCAACCTAAAGGGTTGTTTACACTATTCTTTACAGAGTTTTGGGAACGTTTTTCATATTATGGTATGCGTGCCATTCTACTATTCTACATGTACTATGCAGTTAAAGATGGTGGATTAGGACTAGATCGTACGCAAGCTAACATCATCATGTCGATTTACGGTTCATTAATCTACATGTCAGGTATTATCGGCGGGTGGATCGCTGACCGTATTACTGGGATGCGTAAAGCGATATTCTATGGCGGAATATTAATTATGATTGGTCATATATTATTGGCCTTGCCGCTTGGTGTAACAGCATTATACTTATCGATGTTCTTTATCATCATTGGTACTGGTTTATTAAAGCCAAACGTTTCATCAGTAGTTGGTGACTTGTATGCAGAAAATGATGCACGTCGTGATTCAGGATTCTCTATTTTCTATATGGGTATCAACATGGGTGGTTTCCTGGCACCTTTATTAGTTGGTTTATTCCAAAAAAACTGGGGCTTCCATGCAGGATTCAGTGTTGCTGCAGTAGGTATGTTCATCGGTTTAGTTGTTTACTTAATGTCACAAAAGAGCCTTGGTTTAGCAGGTTCTGTAGCACCAAACCCACTTTCTGGTAAAGAGAAGAAAACGACAACTCGTAACTTCACAATCGGTGGTTTAATTGTTGTAATTTTAGGTTTTGTAGCTTACCAAACAGGTAACGCTAGCATTGAGAATTTCTCATTATTAATTACATTCTTAGGTGTAATGATTCCTACAGTATTTATTATTTATATGTACCGTAGTCCAAAAACAAATGCAGACGAAAAATCTCGTCTATTAGCATATATCCCATTATTCATCTGTGCGGTAATGTTCTGGGCTATTGCTGAACAATCTTCAACAGTTATAGCAACGTTCATTGATACTCGTACAAACTTAAATTTATGGGGCTTTGAAATTCCGGCTGCGTGGTTCCAGTCATTTAACCCGTTATTCATCATCGTTCTAGCGCCAATGTTTGCGTTTATGTGGACGAAATTAGCGGATCGCGGACCATCAACTCCAAAGAAATTTGCTTTATCTTTATTCTTTGCAGGTATTTCATTCTTCGTAATGATTGCAGCAATCGTTTTAACTCCGGAAGATACGTTAGTAAACCCACTTTGGGTTGTATTCTCAATCTTCCTGTTAGTATTAGGTGAACTATTGCTTTCACCAGTTGGTTTATCAGCTACAACGAAATTAGCACCAGCTGCATTCGCAGGCCAAACAATGGCGTTATGGTTCCTAGCATCAGCTGCTGCACAAGCGATTAACGCACAGTTAGTTCGAGTTTACGGAATCGTATCTGAAACAACTTACTTCGGTGTATTAGGTGGTTTATCGGTTGTATTAGGTGTTATTATTCTCCTGATTTCGCCAATCATCTCTAAAGCAATGCGTGGTATTAAATAA
- the hflX gene encoding GTPase HflX, which yields MKDVEVLIERGVLVGVNLQKDEHFDYSMEELANLAQALDVEVVGMVTQNLERVTPSHYVGTGKIEEIKAFFDETDANIVIFNDELSPSQIRNLERDLQCKVIDRTMLILDIFSRRAKTREAQLQVELAQLQYMLPRLVGLHASLSRQGGGTGGGFKNRGAGETKLELDRRKIEDQISKIKKELESVKEQRETQRKQRRKNAVPVVSIVGYTNAGKSTIMNQLLAKAGQDDTKQVFEKDMLFATLETSVRNIELEDNKSFLLTDTVGFVSKLPHHLVKAFRSTLEEAREADLLLHVVDVSNEEYRFMMEVTNDTLKAIDVENIPTIYVYNKSDLADVEYPLVSGDNIWLSAKENVGLEELLQQIKQQIFANYVTCQMLIPYNQGGIVSYLNEQATVLETEYEEEGTLLTLELKEADYQKYETYVVK from the coding sequence TTGAAAGATGTTGAAGTATTAATTGAACGCGGTGTATTAGTTGGCGTCAATTTACAAAAGGATGAGCATTTTGATTACTCAATGGAAGAGTTGGCAAATTTAGCACAAGCTTTAGATGTAGAAGTTGTCGGCATGGTGACGCAAAATCTGGAACGTGTGACACCTTCACATTATGTAGGTACAGGAAAGATTGAAGAAATTAAGGCGTTCTTTGATGAAACCGATGCCAACATTGTTATTTTTAATGATGAACTCTCACCATCACAAATCCGTAATTTAGAACGCGATTTACAATGTAAAGTAATTGACCGTACAATGCTGATTTTAGATATTTTCAGCCGCCGTGCAAAAACACGTGAAGCGCAATTACAAGTAGAGCTCGCTCAATTACAGTATATGCTTCCGCGCCTAGTTGGGCTCCATGCTTCACTGTCCCGTCAAGGGGGAGGAACAGGCGGCGGCTTTAAAAACCGTGGTGCAGGGGAAACAAAACTTGAACTTGACCGTCGTAAGATTGAAGATCAGATTTCGAAAATCAAGAAAGAGCTTGAATCCGTTAAAGAGCAGCGTGAAACACAGCGGAAGCAACGCCGTAAAAATGCAGTACCTGTCGTGTCAATTGTTGGTTATACAAATGCAGGGAAGTCCACGATTATGAACCAGTTACTTGCAAAGGCGGGGCAAGATGATACGAAGCAAGTGTTTGAAAAGGATATGTTGTTCGCGACACTTGAAACTTCGGTCCGCAATATTGAACTGGAAGATAATAAATCCTTTTTACTGACTGATACGGTTGGTTTTGTTAGTAAACTGCCGCATCACTTAGTAAAAGCATTCCGATCAACATTGGAAGAAGCAAGAGAAGCTGATTTGCTGCTGCATGTTGTCGATGTTTCAAATGAGGAATACCGCTTTATGATGGAAGTAACGAATGACACATTAAAAGCGATTGATGTTGAAAATATTCCTACTATATATGTATACAATAAATCCGACTTGGCTGATGTGGAATATCCGTTAGTTAGCGGAGATAATATTTGGCTTTCTGCGAAGGAAAATGTAGGGCTGGAAGAGTTGCTTCAGCAAATTAAACAACAAATTTTTGCTAATTATGTTACATGTCAAATGCTTATTCCATATAATCAGGGTGGAATTGTTTCCTATTTAAATGAGCAGGCAACTGTTTTGGAAACGGAATATGAAGAAGAGGGTACATTATTAACGCTTGAACTCAAAGAAGCGGATTATCAGAAGTATGAAACTTATGTAGTAAAGTAA
- a CDS encoding class I SAM-dependent methyltransferase, which translates to MEFEQMKVQLHALISNKTLLQATISQPRQKSNDLKRVKLKPVEIRGEYMIQLEYQYERILKHENITVEDLAAKLDALFEQFRQVHAEFQEQTVQVQLSKKNKVLWKSDQNATTKQVNLSHNRKKQYLLDDSRIHPFLVRLGVQSEDGKIKKQKYDKFKQINRFVEFIDDSLAHLPEDKTIRILDFGSGKSYLTFALYHYLKIEKGLDIHVTGLDLKKEVIEECNRIAADLQYEDLQFLVGDINDFNEETAVDMVVTLHACDVATDMALARAVKWGAKVILSVPCCQHELNRQLQAPALSIMTQHGLVKERFAALATDSIRAELLSLVGYDTQLLEFIDMENTPKNILIRAYFTGKKPTSEQRLKYDEFVRFLNAKPFLENELQNLL; encoded by the coding sequence ATGGAATTCGAACAAATGAAAGTGCAGCTTCATGCACTCATTTCTAATAAAACACTACTTCAGGCAACTATTAGCCAGCCACGTCAAAAATCCAATGACTTAAAACGGGTCAAACTCAAGCCCGTAGAAATTCGTGGAGAATATATGATCCAGCTGGAATACCAATATGAGCGTATTTTAAAACATGAAAATATTACTGTTGAAGATTTAGCCGCGAAACTCGATGCTCTTTTTGAACAGTTCCGTCAAGTACATGCTGAATTTCAGGAGCAGACAGTACAAGTGCAACTCTCGAAGAAAAACAAAGTGCTTTGGAAATCTGATCAAAATGCTACAACTAAACAAGTGAATTTATCCCATAACCGAAAAAAACAGTATCTATTGGATGATTCCCGTATTCACCCGTTTTTAGTCCGTTTAGGAGTGCAGTCAGAGGATGGGAAAATAAAGAAACAGAAATATGATAAGTTTAAACAAATCAATCGCTTTGTTGAGTTTATCGATGATTCTTTAGCCCATTTACCGGAAGACAAAACAATTCGCATACTAGATTTTGGTTCAGGTAAATCCTATTTAACATTCGCTTTGTATCATTACTTAAAAATTGAAAAGGGTCTTGATATACATGTCACAGGCCTTGATCTCAAAAAGGAAGTGATTGAGGAATGTAACCGGATTGCAGCAGATTTACAATATGAAGATCTTCAGTTTTTAGTTGGGGATATTAATGACTTCAATGAAGAAACTGCTGTAGATATGGTCGTAACCCTTCATGCTTGTGATGTTGCGACAGATATGGCATTAGCCCGTGCAGTAAAATGGGGCGCAAAAGTTATTTTAAGTGTTCCTTGCTGTCAACATGAGCTGAACCGTCAGCTGCAGGCACCTGCATTATCGATTATGACACAGCACGGTTTGGTGAAAGAGCGCTTTGCCGCATTAGCTACGGATTCAATCCGCGCTGAATTATTATCACTTGTCGGCTATGATACTCAGTTATTGGAATTTATCGATATGGAAAACACTCCAAAGAATATTTTAATACGCGCTTATTTCACTGGAAAGAAGCCAACGAGTGAGCAGCGATTAAAGTATGACGAATTTGTGCGCTTTTTAAATGCAAAGCCATTTTTAGAAAATGAGCTGCAAAATTTACTATAA
- a CDS encoding DUF47 domain-containing protein, with protein MFSSKKQDPFFSALLKIAENMREGIHYANDFRIETVADLKEISIRMKQYETAGDKLIHELIVMLNKSFMTPIEREDILSLAIRMDDVLDGAEGTIAHFEMFSLTEIDESMRDFLAYIAKSTDEIVKAMELLNKKDLVGMRQHAILIKDYERECDEVLRSSIKKLFLNEKDPIRLIKFKDIYEQLEEIADYCQTVANTIETIIMRNA; from the coding sequence ATGTTTAGTTCAAAGAAGCAAGATCCGTTTTTCTCAGCGTTATTGAAAATTGCTGAAAATATGCGTGAAGGTATCCATTATGCAAATGATTTCCGCATTGAAACGGTTGCAGACTTAAAGGAAATTAGCATTCGTATGAAACAATACGAAACAGCGGGTGATAAATTAATTCATGAATTAATCGTCATGCTTAATAAATCATTTATGACGCCAATTGAGCGTGAAGATATTTTATCATTAGCAATTCGTATGGATGATGTGTTAGATGGTGCAGAAGGTACGATTGCACATTTCGAAATGTTTTCATTAACAGAAATCGATGAATCGATGCGCGATTTCCTAGCATATATCGCCAAATCTACTGATGAAATTGTTAAAGCGATGGAACTATTAAACAAAAAAGATCTTGTTGGGATGCGCCAACACGCAATTTTAATTAAAGATTATGAACGTGAATGTGATGAAGTATTACGTTCTTCTATTAAAAAGCTGTTTTTAAATGAAAAAGATCCTATTCGTCTAATTAAATTCAAAGATATTTATGAGCAGTTAGAAGAAATTGCCGACTACTGTCAAACTGTTGCTAACACAATCGAAACAATCATTATGCGTAATGCGTAA
- a CDS encoding inorganic phosphate transporter — protein sequence MNTLLIITVLVVFFALAFDFINGFHDTANAIATSVSTRALPPRVAVIMAAFMNFLGAITFVGVAKAIASDIVDPFALSSPDAPLIGTVVILAALLSAITWNLVTWYFGIPSSSSHTLIGSIAGAAIAASGIGVLNYSGFTKIIIALLASPIIAICAGYIMMTIMKFIFKNMNLYKTNKGFRIMQIFTAAIQSFTHGTNDAQKAMGIITMALIAANWQTTDDVQGWVRFACALAMGLGTSIGGYKIIKTVGGKIMKIRPVNGAAADLASASIIFGATLIHLPVSTTHVISSAIMGVGSAQNVKGVNWGMARKIVTTWIITMPISAVMAAVIYTILNLFF from the coding sequence ATGAATACACTACTTATCATTACTGTCCTAGTAGTCTTTTTTGCACTTGCATTTGACTTCATTAATGGTTTTCATGACACGGCAAATGCGATTGCTACATCCGTTTCAACACGTGCGCTACCTCCTCGAGTAGCGGTAATCATGGCAGCGTTTATGAATTTCTTGGGTGCCATTACATTCGTAGGTGTTGCAAAGGCGATTGCGTCGGATATTGTTGATCCTTTTGCGTTATCCTCACCTGATGCACCATTAATCGGTACTGTTGTTATTTTGGCCGCTCTATTATCGGCGATCACTTGGAACTTAGTTACTTGGTATTTTGGAATTCCATCAAGTTCTTCTCATACATTGATCGGTTCGATTGCGGGTGCTGCCATTGCAGCATCTGGAATCGGAGTTTTAAACTATAGCGGATTCACAAAAATCATCATTGCTTTATTAGCATCACCAATCATTGCGATTTGTGCCGGTTATATCATGATGACAATAATGAAATTCATTTTTAAGAATATGAACCTATATAAAACAAATAAAGGTTTTCGTATTATGCAAATTTTCACTGCTGCCATTCAATCATTTACCCACGGAACAAATGATGCTCAAAAGGCGATGGGTATTATTACGATGGCACTTATTGCAGCGAATTGGCAAACAACGGATGATGTACAAGGGTGGGTACGTTTCGCCTGTGCTTTAGCAATGGGTCTTGGTACATCAATCGGCGGTTATAAAATCATTAAAACAGTCGGCGGCAAAATTATGAAAATCCGTCCTGTAAATGGTGCTGCTGCCGACCTTGCTTCCGCATCCATCATTTTCGGTGCGACATTAATTCACTTGCCTGTATCAACAACACATGTAATTTCTTCTGCAATTATGGGTGTCGGTTCGGCTCAAAATGTAAAAGGCGTAAACTGGGGTATGGCTCGTAAAATTGTCACTACTTGGATTATTACAATGCCGATTTCTGCGGTTATGGCAGCGGTTATTTATACAATATTAAATCTATTCTTTTAG